From a region of the Calliphora vicina chromosome 4, idCalVici1.1, whole genome shotgun sequence genome:
- the CalpC gene encoding calpain-C, with protein MTSKYERIKNECRTRNTLWEDPDFAAVQQSVFYYQTPPFTFQWRRISEIADAPNACFVNETENFDVIPGKMGDRWLVSCLGVLHSLRNLFYRVVPADQSLDKANGVFRFRLWWCGEWVEVLVDDRLPTINGRLAFLQPQTSNCYWASLLEKAIAKLHGSYEALKYGTRSDGLSDLLGGVVQCIPLKATSTTDLVRPQQLKSHLDTTCIVTCIAATSAAMAQHKSTPERLPNGIILNVNYRLCSLDKVETLLGDAVQLVRIKDPLACNAFATNNDYEGDWSAMSPTWERVSVQERDRLFGQLEVGEFWMSFLDFTQTFSSLEVIYLDADTAKDELTLQDRPKRWQMKMFQGQWKRGVTAGGCRNHESFHINPQLLLTIPEKQEIVVALNQHTAVEPKVIGFTMYKLSGVAGSKVNQKITECLPKEFFKTQVSFLNSDYGNTRHVTCHCQLEVGQYVLMPTTYEPGEESSFTVRILGTVPLRLSLLETQTLMLLDPFPVLKNEADSTKIKNVCQYEPVFMQLADENKTINCFELHELLDACLPNDYIKGCANIDICRQVIALQDKTGTGRINFLQFKTFMVNLKSWQGVFKMYTKEKAGILRAERLRDALYDVGFQLSTDIMNCIMQRFIRKDGTLRLSDFASAVLHLTAAFDYFQRKDHNQDNVIEIEMSDWIKCVLRC; from the exons ATGACGTCAAAATATGAACGCATTAAAAATGAGTGTCGTACTCGTAATACATTATGGGAAGATCCCGATTTTGCAGCCGTACAACAATCTGTGTTCTACTATCAAACGCCACCATTCACATTTCAATGGCGGCGCATATCCGAAATAGCCGATGCCCCAAACGCCTGTTTTGTCAATGAAACCGAAAACTTCGATGTTATACCCGGTAAAATGGGTGATCGTTGGCTAGTTTCCTGTTTGGGTGTCCTGCATTCTCTAAGAAATCTGTTCTATCGTGTGGTGCCAGCCGATCAGAGTTTAGACAAGGCTAATGGAGTATTTCGTTTCCGGCTGTGGTGGTGTGGTGAATGGGTAGAGGTTTTAGTCGATGATCGTCTGCCCACCATAAATGGCCGTTTGGCTTTTCTACAACCACAGACttcaaattgctattgggccTCGTTGCTGGAAAAGGCAATTGCTAAACTGCATGGCTCATATGAGGCTCTTAAATACGGCACGCGGTCAGATGGTCTCAGTGATTTACTGGGTGGTGTGGTACAGTGCATACCCCTTAAGGCCACCAGTACCACAGATTTGGTGAGACCTCAACAGTTGAAATCACATTTGGATACGACATGCATTGTCACCTGCATAGCGGCGACAAGTGCTGCCATGGCTCAGCATAAAAGTACACCAGAACGTCTACCGAATGGCATAATACTCAATGTTAACTACag ACTCTGCTCACTGGATAAAGTCGAAACTCTGCTCGGCGATGCCGTACAATTGGTGCGTATTAAGGATCCTCTAGCTTGTAATGCTTTTGCCACCAATAATGACTACGAGGGCGATTGGTCGGCCATGTCACCCACCTGGGAACGTGTCTCTGTACAGGAACGTGATCGTTTATTTGGCCAACTGGAAGTGGGAGAATTTTGGATGTCTTTCTTGGATTTTACACAAACCTTCTCCAGTCTAGAGGTTATTTATCTCGATGCGGACACAGCTAAAGATGAGCTAACACTGCAGGATCGACCGAAACGTTGGCAAATGAAAATGTTCCAGGGTCAGTGGAAACGGGGAGTTACAGCGGGTGGTTGTCGAAATCATGAATCATTTCACATTAATCCCCAACTACTCTTGACCATACCGGAGAAACAGGAAATTGTTGTGGCCCTGAATCAACACACCGCAGTGGAGCCTAAAGTTATTGGTTTCACTATGTACAAATTGAGCGGTGTGGCTGGTTCGAAGGTCAATCAAAAGATCACCGAATGTTTACccaaagaatttttcaaaaccCAAGTTAGTTTTCTTAATTCCGATTATGGCAACACAAGGCATGTGACATGTCATTGCCAGCTGGAAGTAGGTCAATATGTTCTAATGCCCACCACCTATGAACCGGGCGAAGAGTCTAGTTTTACTGTCAGAATATTGGGCACAGTACCGTTACGTTTATCACTATTAGAAACACAGACTCTAATGCTGCTCGATCCCTTCCCAGTGCTTAAGAATGAAGCTGATTctacgaaaataaaaaatgtgtgtcAATATGAACCCGTATTTATGCAATTGGCTGATGAAAATAAAACCATCAATTGTTTTGAACTGCATGAGTTATTGGATGCGTGTCTGCCCAATGACTACATTAAAGGTTGTGCCAATATAGACATTTGCCGCCAGGTTATAGCTCTGCAGGATAAAACCGGCACGGGTCGTATTAATTTCCTACAATTCAAAACCTTCATGGTCAATTTAAAGTCCTGGCAGGGagtttttaaaatgtacacCAAAGAAAAGGCTGGCATACTGAGGGCAGAACGCCTGCGGGATGCTCTATATGATGTGGGCTTCCAGTTAAGCACCGACATTATGAATTGTATAATGCAGCGTTTCATACGCAAAGATGGAACTTtacgtttaagtgattttgcTTCGGCTGTTTTACATTTAACGGCCGCTTTCGATTACTTCCAGCGCAAAGATCACAATCAGGATAATGTCATCGAAATCGAAATGTCCGATTGGATTAAATGTGTTTTACGTTGTTAA